The following proteins are encoded in a genomic region of Burkholderiales bacterium:
- the iscR gene encoding Fe-S cluster assembly transcriptional regulator IscR produces MRLTTKGRFAVTAMIDLAMHHSSGPVTLSEISERQKISLSYLEQLFGKLRRHNLVDSVRGPGGGYCLAKSVDRISVADIILAVDEPIDATQCGGKENCRDDQKCLTHDLWAALNDRIFDYLQSVTLSQLVTDQKEDSVKVLRDQRASSKKDESAVSA; encoded by the coding sequence ATGCGACTAACGACTAAAGGACGTTTTGCGGTAACCGCGATGATTGACCTGGCAATGCATCACAGCAGCGGGCCGGTAACATTGTCCGAAATCAGCGAGCGGCAGAAGATTTCACTTTCTTATCTCGAACAGCTATTCGGCAAGCTGCGCCGGCATAACTTGGTGGACAGCGTACGGGGTCCGGGCGGGGGTTATTGCTTGGCGAAGAGCGTCGACCGGATTTCAGTGGCCGACATTATCCTTGCAGTGGACGAACCGATTGATGCCACTCAATGCGGTGGCAAGGAAAACTGTCGCGATGATCAAAAATGTCTGACCCATGACTTGTGGGCCGCGTTGAATGACCGCATCTTCGATTACCTGCAATCGGTTACGCTTTCGCAGCTGGTAACTGACCAGAAAGAAGACAGTGTCAAGGTACTCCGCGACCAGCGCGCGAGCAGCAAAAAGGACGAATCGGCGGTATCGGCATGA